A genomic region of Raphanus sativus cultivar WK10039 chromosome 6, ASM80110v3, whole genome shotgun sequence contains the following coding sequences:
- the LOC108812122 gene encoding nuclear pore complex protein NUP155, with translation MSSQEEEEIVMRDVTNAGLCIGDRIGREAASQLDLEEALEASRYASHPYSTHPREWPPLIEVGDTWELPSVLIERYNTAGGEGTALCGIFPEIRRAWASVDNSLFLWRFDSRDGQCPEYTGEDQAICAVGLTKCRPGVFVEAIQYLLVLATPAELVLVGVCCTQGPDGRDPYAEISVQPLPDYTISSDGVAMTCVTCTSKGRIFMAGRDGHIYELLYTTGSGWNKRCRKVCLTAGVGSMISRWVVPNVFKFGAVDPVVEMVVDNERQILYARTEEMKLQAYVFGPNGEGPLKMVAEERNMLNQKDVSQGNRQSTAAGRSNKPTIVSISPLSMLESKWLHLVASLSDGRRMYLSTSSSGSSFSGFSNHRQSPNCLKVISTRPSPPLGAGVGLGSGAASLAGRTQTEDLSMKVETAYYSVGTLVLSDSSPPAMSSLMVVSRDSSVRSQVGGTSGSSSRSSRALREVVSSLPIEGRMLFVADVPPSPDTVATVQSLYSELEYCGVEVSGESYEKACGKLWARGDLSTQHILPRRKIVVFTTMGMMELIFNRPVDILRRLLESNSPRSLLEDFFTRFGAGEAAAMCLMLAARIINFEDLISNIVADKAAEAFEDPRLVGMPQFDASSGLSNTRTATGGFSMGQVVQEAEPIFSGAHDGLCLCTSRLLFPIWELSVMTKKVSSDAMSADGLVICRLSTSAMHVLESKIRSLERFLRSRRNQRRGLYGYVAGLGGVTGSILYGTGSELGATERNMVRNLFGAYSNGGESANKRQRLPYSPAELAATEVRAMECIRQLLLRSAEALFLLQLLSQHHVARLVQGLDANLKQALVQLTFHQLVCSEEGDQIATRLISAVMEYYTGLDGRGTVDDISGRLREGCPSYFKESDYKFFLAVERLERAALALDTEEKENVAREAFSFLSKVPGSADLRTVCKRFEELRFYEAVVCLPLQKAQALDPDGDAFNDQIDTSIREHALAQRKQCYEIIANALRSLVGSMLEEALRRQYISQIVHLGVQSTDRAFREYLYTAMIELGLENELLEYGGPDLVPFLKNAGSHSSSEVGAVSSESSPLVHSGTQISSSQAKYFDLLAKYYVSKRQHVLAAHVFLRLAERHAIISGDSPTLEQRRQYLSHAVLQAKNASNSDGLVGSAHGASDSGLLDLLEGKLAVLQFQIKIRDKLESIASSFESSVAMQDSYQNEPVLDGDSIDDSSLANEKALELSLELKNITQLYNEYAVPFELWEICLEMLYFANYSGDADSSIIRETWSRLMEQALSQGGIAEACSVLKRVGSHIYPGDGVVLPLDVLCLHLEKAALERAERNEIVGDEDIARALLAACKGAAEPVLNAYDRLLSNAAIVPSPNLRIRLLRSVLVVLLEWAMSVLSDRMGSSPTRSSLMILGGSFAHENKAVRNQGVRDKIANAANRYMTEVRRLTLPPTKTESVYAGFKELDESLITPFSF, from the exons ATGTCGTcgcaagaggaggaggagattgtTATGAGGGACGTGACGAACGCGGGACTCTGCATCGGTGACCGCATTGGCCGAGAAGCCGCATCTCAGCTCGATCTAGAAGAAGCTCTCGAAGCTTCCAGATACGCTAGTCATCCTTACTCTACTCATCCCAGAGAG TGGCCACCGTTGATCGAGGTGGGTGATACTTGGGAGTTGCCTTCTGTGCTTATTGAGAGGTATAATACAGCAGGCGGTGAAGGCACGGCTTTATGTGGCATCTTTCCAGAGATTCGACGGGCTTGGGCCTCCGTTgataactctctctttctctggcGTTTCGATTCAAG GGATGGGCAATGTCCTGAGTATACCGGGGAGGACCAGGCTATTTGCGCGGTTGGTTTAACCAAATGTAGACCTGGTGTTTTTGTTGAAGCTATTCAGTATCTTTTGGTGTTGGCTACTCCTGCTGAG TTGGTGCTTGTTGGAGTTTGCTGCACTCAAGGACCTGATGGTAGAGATCCATACGCTGAAATTTCAGTACAGCCTCTTCCTGACTATACAATATCATCCGATGGAGTAGCAATGACATGCGTTACATGTACTAGTAAAGGGCGCATTTTCATGGCTGGACGTGATGGGCACATATATGAGCTTCTATATACTACTGGCTCGGGCTGGAATAAACGTTGTCGTAAAGTCTGCCTTACTGCTGGTGTTGGTAGTATGATCTCGAG GTGGGTTGTGCCAAATGTATTTAAGTTTGGAGCTGTAGATCCTGTTGTAGAGATGGTTGTTGATAATGAAAGGCAAATCTTATATGCCCGCACTGAAGAGATGAAACTTCAAGCGTATGTTTTTGGGCCGAACGGGGAAGGCCCTCTCAAAATGGTTGCAGAAGAAAGGAATATGTTAAACCAGAAGGATGTGAGCCAAGGAAATCGACAGTCAACAGCGGCAGGTCGATCTAACAAGCCAACCATAGTCAGCATTTCACCATTGTCCATGCTAGAGTCCAAGTGGTTGCACCTTGTTGCTTCCTTATCAGATGGTAGGAGGATGTATCTCTCCACCTCGTCAAGTGGAAGTAGTTTCAGCGGGTTCAGCAACCACCGCCAGTCTCCAAACTGTTTAAAAGTCATTTCCACTAGGCCATCTCCTCCATTGGGGGCTGGTGTTGGGCTTGGTTCTGGAGCTGCATCTCTTGCTGGTAGAACTCAGACTGAGGATCTCTCCATGAAGGTTGAAACAGCGTATTATTCTGTTGGAACCCTTGTCCTTTCAGATTCATCTCCacctgctatgtcttctcttaTGGTCGTTAGCAGAGATTCAAGTGTTCGATCTCAGGTCGGCGGCACTTCAGGGTCAAGTTCAAGGAGTTCTCGGGCATTACGCGAAGTTGTGTCCTCTCTGCCCATTGAAGGCCGTATGCTTTTTGTAGCAGATGTGCCCCCCTCTCCCGATACTGTTGCGACGGTTCAATCTTTATATTCAGAACTTGAATACTGTGGAGTTGAAGTCTCGGGAGAGTCTTATGAAAAGGCGTGTGGAAAACTCTGGGCCAGAGGTGATCTTTCAACCCAGCATATTTTGCCAAGAAGAAAGATAGTCGTTTTTACCACCATGGGTATGATGGAACTGATCTTTAATAGACCTGTTGATATATTGAGAAGACTTCTAGAATCCAACTCTCCAAGGTCCCTTTTGGAAGATTTTTTCACTCGCTTTGGAGCAGGTGAAGCCGCTGCGATGTGCTTGATGTTGGCTGCCCGGATAAtaaattttgaagatttaatTAGTAACATTGTTGCCGATAAAGCAGCTGAGGCTTTTGAGGATCCTAGACTCGTAGGAATGCCACAATTTGATGCCAGTAGTGGGTTGTCAAACACTAGAACAGCAACTGGAGGTTTCAGCATGGGCCAAGTTGTTCAAGAAGCCGAGCCAATATTCTCAGGCGCTCACGATGGGCTCTGCCTTTGTACTTCAAGACTACTTTTTCCCATATGGGAGCTTTCTGTAATGACTAAAAAAGTCAGTTCTGATGCCATGTCTGCGGATGGACTGGTGATTTGTCGTCTTTCTACTAGTGCTATGCATGTGCTGGAAAGCAAGATTCGATCGTTGGAGAGATTCTTAAGATCTAGAAGGAACCAGAGAAGGGGGCTTTATGGATATGTTGCGGGGTTAGGAGGTGTAACTGGCTCTATTTTGTATGGTACTGGCTCAGAGTTGGGAGCTACTGAAAGGAATATGGTTAGGAACTTGTTTGGAGCATATTCTAATGGAGGAGAGTCAGCAAATAAAAGACAACGCTTGCCATATAGTCCTGCTGAATTGGCTGCCACGGAG GTGAGGGCGATGGAGTGTATTAGGCAGTTGCTTCTCAGATCTGCGGAAGCCCTTTTCCTACTCCAACTTCTTTCTCAACATCATGTTGCCAGATTAGTCCAGGGGCTTGACGCAAACTTAAAGCAAGCTTTGGTCCAGTTGACGTTCCATCAGCTAGTGTGTTCTGAAGAGGGTGACCAAATTGCAACAAGACTCATATCTGCCGTGATGGAG TATTATACTGGCTTAGATGGCAGGGGAACAGTTGATGATATAAGTGGGAGACTACGTGAAGGTTGCCCAAGTTACTTCAAGGAGTCTGATTACAAATTCTTTTTAGCTGTTGAACGCCTTGAAAGAGCTGCGTTAGCTTTAGATACTGAGGAGAAAGAGAATGTTGCTAGAGAGGCGTTCAGTTTCTTGAGTAAAGTCCCTGGATCTGCAGATCTCAGAACTGTCTGCAAACGTTTTGAAGAATTGAG GTTCTATGAAGCTGTTGTCTGCTTGCCTTTGCAGAAGGCCCAAGCCCTTGATCCTGACGGCGACGCTTTCAATGACCAGATTGATACTTCTATTAGGGAGCATGCTCTTGCCCAGCGGAAACAATGCTACGAAATTATCGCCAATGCCTTGCGATCTCTAGTTGGTTCCATGCTAGAGGAGGCTTTACGTAGACAATATATATCTCAAATCGTTCATCTTGGTGTGCAATCAACTGACAGAGCATTCAGGGAGTACCTATACACGGCCATGATAGAACTGGGTCTTGAAAACGAGCTGCTAGAGTATGGAGGTCCAGATTTGGTACCTTTTCTCAAGAATGCTGGTAGTCATTCTTCATCAGAG GTCGGTGCCGTTTCGTCTGAATCATCTCCGCTGGTTCACTCAGGGACACAGATTTCATCAAGTCAAGCAAAATACTTTGATTTGCTTGCGAAATACTATGTGTCGAAAAGACAGCATGTGCTTGCTGCTCATGTGTTCTTAAGGCTTGCAGAACGACACGCAATTATTTCAGGGGACAGTCCTACTCTTGAACAAAG GCGACAATACCTAAGCCACGCAGTTTTACAGGCCAAGAATGCAAGTAATAGTGATGGTTTAGTAGGTTCTGCTCACGGTGCTTCTGACAGTGGGTTGCTTGATCTGCTTGAAGGAAAACTCGCAGTTCTCCAGTTCCAAATAAAGATCAGAGACAAACTTGAATCTATTGCTTCCAGTTTCGAGTCCTCTGTTGCCATGCAGGACTCTTACCAGAATGAACCAGTACTTGATGGTGATTCTATTGACGATTCCAGCTTAGCAAATGAAAAGGCCTTGGAGCTCTCTTTGGAACTTAAAAACATAACGCAGTTGTATAATGAATATGCTGTCCCATTTGAGCTCTGGGAG ATCTGTCTGGAAATGCTCTACTTTGCCAACTATTCTGGTGATGCTGATTCAAGCATCATAAGGGAAACATGGTCTAGACTCATGGAGCAAGCTCTTTCACAAGGCGGAATAGCTGAAGCATGTTCAGTTCTCAAGAGAGTCGGTTCTCATATATATCCTGGCGATGGAGTTGTTTTACCGCTCGATGTTTTGTGCCTTCACCTCGAGAAAGCTGCACTT gaGAGAGCAGAGAGGAATGAAATTGTTGGGGATGAAGACATAGCTCGAGCTCTACTAGCCGCCTGCAAAGGCGCAGCTGAACCTGTGCTCAACGCTTATGACCGTTTATTATCCAATGCAGCCATTGTACCATCGCCGAATCTAAGAATCCGGCTCCTTCGTTCGGTTCTGGTGGTGCTACTTGAATGGGCAATGTCTGTGTTGTCAGACAGAATGGGCTCGAGTCCGACCAGGTCTTCTTTGATGATATTAGGTGGCTCGTTTGCGCACGAGAACAAAGCCGTTCGTAACCAAGGGGTTCGTGATAAGATAGCAAACGCAGCAAACAG